One Lacticaseibacillus rhamnosus genomic window carries:
- the srlA gene encoding PTS glucitol/sorbitol transporter subunit IIC yields MQYISDFAAGFMKLFQTGGKTFISWMTNIVPVVLLLLVLMNTIIAFIGEERIERFAQKASRNVLMRYLVLPFLAAFMLGNPMCFTLARFLPEYYKPSYYAAQAQFCHTSNGVFPHINPGELFVWLGIAQGVQKLGLNQMDLAIRYMLVGIVMNFIGGWITDFTTAYVSKQTGITLSKTVDLSARNGQEV; encoded by the coding sequence ATGCAATATATTTCTGACTTTGCCGCTGGCTTTATGAAGCTGTTTCAAACTGGCGGCAAGACGTTTATTAGTTGGATGACCAACATTGTGCCGGTTGTGCTGCTGTTGTTGGTACTGATGAATACGATTATTGCCTTTATCGGGGAAGAACGCATCGAACGGTTTGCCCAAAAAGCAAGTCGTAATGTGTTAATGCGTTATCTGGTTTTACCTTTTCTTGCGGCGTTCATGCTGGGCAATCCAATGTGTTTCACGTTGGCTCGCTTTCTGCCTGAATACTACAAGCCTAGTTATTATGCCGCCCAAGCCCAGTTTTGTCATACGAGTAATGGCGTCTTCCCGCATATCAATCCAGGTGAACTGTTTGTCTGGTTGGGGATTGCGCAAGGGGTGCAAAAACTCGGACTGAATCAAATGGATCTGGCTATTCGCTATATGTTAGTCGGGATTGTCATGAACTTTATCGGTGGCTGGATTACCGACTTCACAACTGCTTATGTTTCCAAGCAAACTGGCATTACTCTGAGCAAAACCGTTGATCTGTCTGCACGTAACGGACAAGAAGTTTAG
- a CDS encoding transcriptional regulator GutM translates to MNILILGIFVAAAFLLQALMGYFQIRNFARNYHAVRQEGRVLIGKNPRRFRQGSLMLIGLDHNDRIQEIRVMKGLTVFSRFREVAQFDGELVAEVGADYTALQKLSRTERECFLNAYRNYVNYKTNNLSFEDFDTSRVSMFALPIFNEIGQRIKALPDALAHVFRKNTI, encoded by the coding sequence ATGAACATTTTGATACTAGGTATTTTCGTAGCTGCCGCCTTTTTATTGCAGGCGTTAATGGGTTATTTTCAAATTCGTAATTTTGCCCGCAATTATCATGCTGTTCGCCAGGAAGGCCGCGTCTTAATCGGCAAGAATCCACGGCGCTTTCGGCAAGGCAGTCTGATGTTGATTGGGTTGGATCACAATGATCGGATTCAGGAAATTCGGGTGATGAAAGGGTTGACCGTTTTTAGCCGGTTTCGCGAAGTCGCTCAATTTGATGGTGAGTTAGTCGCTGAAGTCGGCGCTGATTATACGGCCCTGCAGAAGCTGAGTCGGACCGAGCGTGAGTGTTTTCTGAATGCTTACCGTAATTATGTGAATTATAAAACGAATAATCTTAGTTTCGAAGATTTTGATACGAGCCGCGTCAGCATGTTTGCACTGCCGATTTTTAATGAGATCGGTCAGCGCATCAAAGCATTGCCTGATGCATTGGCGCATGTTTTTAGAAAAAATACGATCTAG